In the genome of Desulfovibrio desulfuricans, one region contains:
- a CDS encoding Crp/Fnr family transcriptional regulator: MERALEASPLFSGMTGHEARLCLACSGAVEEQHGKGALVFGESDPPERLYVLLEGVVNVCRESSEGRRAVMARVDAPGDLFGEVHVFLGRPSYGCSVLAETPVRVLGIPARFFYATCEKSCSVHSRMIRNMLGIFAHKAFFLTRRVSLLSSGSLRRKLAALLLEHRRADGSLALTMNREQMADYLGVTRPSLSRELAAMRDEGLLHIEGRSIRVPDPAALNFLCEYFSA, translated from the coding sequence ATGGAACGAGCATTGGAAGCATCCCCCCTGTTTTCGGGCATGACCGGGCACGAGGCCAGACTGTGCCTTGCGTGCAGCGGCGCGGTAGAAGAGCAGCACGGCAAGGGGGCACTGGTTTTTGGCGAGTCTGACCCGCCTGAGAGGCTCTATGTGCTGCTTGAGGGCGTGGTAAACGTCTGCCGCGAATCGTCCGAAGGCCGGCGAGCCGTTATGGCGCGCGTTGACGCCCCCGGCGACCTTTTTGGCGAAGTGCATGTTTTTTTGGGTCGCCCCAGTTACGGATGCAGCGTACTGGCGGAAACGCCCGTGCGTGTTCTGGGCATACCAGCCCGTTTTTTTTACGCTACCTGCGAAAAGTCCTGTTCGGTTCATTCGCGCATGATACGCAACATGCTGGGTATTTTTGCGCACAAGGCATTTTTTTTGACGCGGCGCGTTTCGCTGCTTTCTTCGGGCAGCCTGCGGCGTAAACTTGCGGCCCTGCTGCTTGAGCACCGCCGCGCGGACGGCAGCCTTGCCCTGACCATGAACCGGGAACAAATGGCGGATTATCTGGGCGTAACCCGCCCTTCTCTCTCGCGCGAGCTGGCCGCCATGCGCGACGAAGGCCTGCTGCACATCGAGGGGCGCAGCATACGCGTGCCCGACCCGGCCGCACTTAATTTTCTTTGCGAATATTTTTCTGCCTGA